TATCAAAGTCGATTATACTTTGACAGGTACCGTTTAGTAAATGTTATatgataaatgtttttttttttataaataataagaaaTGTTAGTCGGTTATCAGATTCCCTTTAGGGGAATTATTAAGCGATTCCCTTTAGGGAAAGCTTTGCATCATACCAATAAAGACGTCGCCTTATGAGCATTTTTACGACAAAGGgtgctttgttttataatcacaaaaatgaaaaccttGTTTCTGTTATTTACAGTCAACTGGTTTCCCCATAGAAACAATCCTACTTCGTAAATCAAACGCTAATAGCATGTTGTTCTGTTAACCTACCTTAGTGTTGATCAAAACACGCAGATTTCCGGACTGCCGAAACACAACACGAGATTCATTGTTGTCTTTGTCGTTAAGTCTGAGCATGCCGTGGCCACGCTCCTCCCAGTTTGACTTGGCAAACGCAAACAGCTTGCAGTTAATTTCCACCACATTTCGTTCATCTTCCTCGCCAGTGATTGTTTCCACCTCTTCATATTTGCGCTTTAGAGCTCCCCGGCTCTCTTCATACCGACGGGCCGCTTCTTCCAGGCTTTCGCGATCCTTTGGCTCCCTGCTGCTGCCATCGGATGAATCTGATCCTTCCTTTCCGGGCGTGGTGCCAGTTGCATTTGATGCTGCACTGGCCGTATTGACCGTGCCGCCCAAACCAGTTTCGCCTGCCGTTGCTGCAACGCTAGTAGCGAATGAAAAACCAGTGGTCGGTAGATTGTTGCCGCTGGCATTGTTAAGATTTTCGCCCGTCACGCGTTCGTGCACATTCtgaccgaaaacaaaaccgcacgAAGCTTCACTGAGCGCCGATTTTTTAACGTTAGCGAACAGATTCGATTTTGGCAGGGAGGCACTCTTTAACTTTGCCAACGGATCGATATTATTTCTGTTCGTACTGTTGTCACCGTCCTTTTCAACAGCTGATTTGCTACTTTCAGCCGAATTGGTTTTTGCATCGGACTCCGATGGTTCGTCTTCGCTGAACTGCGTCTTCAGGAAAGGGTTTGTGGAGGCGATACCCGACGAATCGTTACCATTCTTGTCTGCAGCACCATTGCCTTCTTTGATACCCCCGATTCCACCAAAGGTAAGCTGTGATGGTTTTAGCACGCTTGGCTTCAGGTTAAAGCTGTTTCCCAAGCTTGCACCTCCACCCATGGAACCGGCCAGTGATGGTGACGATGATATGCTATTGCTCGATGAAGATCCACCTCCACCAAGAAACGACGCTCCACCGAAGGTAGACTGTCTAAGGACGCTTGACTTCAGCTGGAAGCTGGACGGCTGCACAACACTACTCGAGCCATTGCTACTGTTGGATTGAGATGATTCTTGCTCCTCGTTCAACATGTTGTCTTCTCCTGTACGAAAGAGAAGCAGGAAACAACGAAACTGTCCCATGAAAACATTGAATGCAAACAATCACAAGCAACACCGATTCCGGGTTTTTTTGATTGATACGTAAATACTTCATCAAATCACCGATACTATCGAATTTTCCTCAGCGCTCCACACTAGGGAAACCTGCAAAAATCACGCGCTTATCGGTCCTGCAATATGCCAAACTTACTTTCAACATTAGCCATTCGGTAATGTATTTCGTGCCCTTAGGTCTTGATGGTGGAAACTTCCAGGATCTGTCCTTACGCTTTACGTATCCGCCTAGCACACCTTCCACAGTATGTATTTGCGATGCTGTGAGGCGTAGTAAACAGCACAAGATATTGCAAAACCACGGACAATGGATAGCGATACAAAGTGCTGAGAAAACGTTTTGTCAGCATCAAAACCGACCTAATCCACACCAATCGTCAAACGCATACAAAACGATGTGAAGAAGGAAACACAGGCAAAGTGGACGACGCTGCACGACTGTCGAAAACCCGGAATCATTGAAGAACTCAATATTACATTCCGTGGAGTGAATATTCGGCACAATGAGACGTACCATAATTGCTGATGCTGGAATATGCAGCCAAAAGAATGATTCCTAGAATATCCTTACCTTTAAATCAgcgattttattgcaaaactgTTCCGTTTGTTGAATTCAGGTTCTCGAAACTGATGAGAACAATACCTATTACTATAAACGCCTTCTATCTTGGAGTGTCATCAACGTCAATTCCAATTAGATTGCTAGCTGTCAAGAcgacattttctttttcacatcAACAGAAAAAGGCCCAGCGTCGCAAAAGCAGAAATATCTGAGTGCAttactttgtttttctccGTGGTGGTTAGGTTTTCCTCGTTTACAGCCCATATGCGAAAAGGTTAACGCTGCAAGCATGTCGCTGTCCACTGTTTTACCTGCCCCGTCGAATCCCGTCTGGGATCGGGACGATGAACGCAAAATGAAGACACCGTCGATGGGCGCATTGGTAAGTGCCAAGGTTGCAGCTCCTCCATACGGGCAGCGCAAGGGTTGGATACCCCGCACTGATGCTGATTTCGGCGATGGAGGTGCCTTTCCGGAGATTCACGTTGCACAGTACCCATTGGGTGAGAAAGGATAAGAATGTTTAACGAAGTGTACCGGTTATGTTACGGCTATTTATAATCCGCTTATTCTTTTGGTAACAGGTATGGGCGCTCCCGGAAATGCATCCAAAAAATCGAATGCACTCGCGGTGCAGTTAGACCAAACGGGAAAGGTGAAATATGATGCGATCGCTCGGCAGGGTCATTCAAAGGATAAGATTGTGTACTCTAATATAAATCAATTACTTCCGGCGGAAGTGTTGGCAGAAGACTCGGAAGAACTCCAATTGCCCGACCAAGAGGCTATTAATGAGATAACCGAAAACACCCGCAAAGCGTTGGAAAAGTTGACCAACCAAAAGATCGTATCGGCTATGCCGGTGAGAGCCGCTGAAAAACAAGCACCAGCACAGTACATTCGCTACACGCCCTCTCAGCAGGGTGATGCATTCAATTCTGGAGCAAAGCAGCGCATCATTCGCATGGTGGAAGCACAAGTTGATCCGATGGAACCACCTCGTTTTCGGATCAACAAAAAGATTCCGCGAGGGCCACCTTCACCGCCGGCACCAGTGCTACACTCTCCAACCAGGAAAGTCACTGTCAAGGAgcaaaaggaatggaaagttCCACCTTGCATATCAAACTGGAAAAACGCAAAAGGCTATACCATTCCACTGGATAAACGTTTGGCTGCCGATGGACGTGGACTGCAACAGGTGCACATTAACGaaaagtttgccaaaatgGCTGAAGCGCTGTACATCGCGGATCGTAAGGCACGTGAGGCCGTCGAGGCTCGAGCCCAGCTGGAGAAGAAGTTGGCtcaaaaggaaaaagagaagaaagaggACATGCTACGTCAGATGGCACAGAGGGCGCGTGACGAACGAGCAGGCATTCGTCACCCAGATGCAGCTAACGAGAGCACCGCTGGAGGATCAACAACAACCGACCTACGTGAGCGGGATGAGATTCGTGCTGAACGACATCGAGAGCGAGCTCGTGATCGTAACCTTGCACGAGCAGCACCAGAGAAACGTTCCAAATTGCAGCGAGAACGGGAGCGAGATATTTCGGAACAGATTGCACTGGGAATGCCGGCCAAAACTAATCTGGCAGGCGAATCGCAATTCGATCAGCGTCTATTTAATACCTCCAAAGGTATGGACTCTGGATACGGAGATGACGAAGCTTACAACGTTTACGACAAGCCTTGGCGCGAATCGGGCACTCTCGGTCAGCATTTGTATCGCCCAAGCAAAGGAATCGATAACGACGCATACGGTGCGGATCTGGATAAGATCGTAAATACCAACAGGTTTGTTCCAGATAAAGAGTTTAGTGGCACAGATCGCAGTGGGCAAACCGTCCGCCAGGGTCCGGTGCAGTTCGAAAAAGAGGAAGATCCATTTGGTTTGGATCAGTTCTTGTCAATGGCCAAGAAAGcaccgaaacgaaaagaagATTCATCCGCCGGAGCTAGTGGCAGTAGTAGTAACCGAGATAAGGACCGCAAGAAACGTAGGGATTAGATTGATAAAAATCCTGTTATGTCGTCCTATCATTCTGAAATTTGGTTCTTAAACTCCGTATGGATCTAATTGAACGATtgcttttaaataaaatacaaacgatACATGAAATGGTCTTCGTATTTCGTTCAGAAAGAGATTGGATACAGTGGGCAGTCGATCTTAGCGATCGAGTAGGTAGGAACACCATTTCAAATCATTTGATGATTTTATTCTCGAAAATTATGTCCGCACTGTTGGTGCGGATATCTTCCGAGCAGGGATTCTACGCGTGTACCGAAATGGTAGCGGATATTCAACTGTATGTTATAAACGCACCTATACGAATAACTGTCAAATGACGATGGAATGccaaaataggaaaaaagaaagcaaaaaacattgtttcgtttgaaacaATTTGCCGAAACAATTGTCGTAGCAGGGCCGTGCATTTGTgctacagggttttttttcttttaatttaattccttCTCGTGAACCGCAAAGCATAGTTGTCTCACACATGATCGCGTAGCATAAATGGTTCCGTAGCTGTTTGTAAAGAGGAATCGCGTTCTGTTCTTTCATCGGCGGTCGTGTTCATCAATCCTCTACTCTGGGACAAGATAACTCCAactcgttggcatcttccccctACATTGTACGACAATGACCCAGCCCCTAATGGGTGACAATAGAAGGAACAGACAACAAGATAAAACTGTTCATATTGTAGCTTAGTGGATTGCTCGTCACGTACCTTTGTTCAATTGATCATCACAGACCCCTGTCCTCGTTGGTATTACTGATATCCAATAAGGTCATACGCGTGAAGTGGAACTGAATATTTGTATGCTCTTCTATCTACATTCACGGCCATCTTTGACGGTGTCACCAATATTGGACCAAAATTGTGACCGATCTTGTGAATAGAAATCTTAAAATATCGACCCCCGTGTTTTGTGGTGTCTACCGTCGCCCTTAGCAGTTTAAGCCCTTGTTTGGGTGGGGGACATGAGTAGCAGTAGCGCCAGTGCTAGTACTGCCGGTGGTACTACTACTTCGGCCGATGGTTCAACTTCCTCCTCTTTTTGGCGCAACAACAGCCGTACGATTCCCGGTCGTCCAACCACGGTCACCAATCGCATAGGAAGTGGGCGACCGATCGGATCCAACTCATCCGCTGGAAGTTCATCCTTCCAGGACTATCAGGACTC
This region of Anopheles marshallii chromosome 2, idAnoMarsDA_429_01, whole genome shotgun sequence genomic DNA includes:
- the LOC128707821 gene encoding ran-binding protein 3; this translates as MANVEREDNMLNEEQESSQSNSSNGSSSVVQPSSFQLKSSVLRQSTFGGASFLGGGGSSSSNSISSSPSLAGSMGGGASLGNSFNLKPSVLKPSQLTFGGIGGIKEGNGAADKNGNDSSGIASTNPFLKTQFSEDEPSESDAKTNSAESSKSAVEKDGDNSTNRNNIDPLAKLKSASLPKSNLFANVKKSALSEASCGFVFGQNVHERVTGENLNNASGNNLPTTGFSFATSVAATAGETGLGGTVNTASAASNATGTTPGKEGSDSSDGSSREPKDRESLEEAARRYEESRGALKRKYEEVETITGEEDERNVVEINCKLFAFAKSNWEERGHGMLRLNDKDNNESRVVFRQSGNLRVLINTKVWAGMVAQQPSQKSLRLTAIDSTGQIKVFLVMSRPDVITKLHKELSKRIETAKQTAEMEAAKENKDDNKTVIPVDPSCIDGAEADDGSTIPVPVDADTDEPSLKKRASITSPPSS
- the LOC128707053 gene encoding puff-specific protein Bx42; this encodes MSLSTVLPAPSNPVWDRDDERKMKTPSMGALVSAKVAAPPYGQRKGWIPRTDADFGDGGAFPEIHVAQYPLGMGAPGNASKKSNALAVQLDQTGKVKYDAIARQGHSKDKIVYSNINQLLPAEVLAEDSEELQLPDQEAINEITENTRKALEKLTNQKIVSAMPVRAAEKQAPAQYIRYTPSQQGDAFNSGAKQRIIRMVEAQVDPMEPPRFRINKKIPRGPPSPPAPVLHSPTRKVTVKEQKEWKVPPCISNWKNAKGYTIPLDKRLAADGRGLQQVHINEKFAKMAEALYIADRKAREAVEARAQLEKKLAQKEKEKKEDMLRQMAQRARDERAGIRHPDAANESTAGGSTTTDLRERDEIRAERHRERARDRNLARAAPEKRSKLQRERERDISEQIALGMPAKTNLAGESQFDQRLFNTSKGMDSGYGDDEAYNVYDKPWRESGTLGQHLYRPSKGIDNDAYGADLDKIVNTNRFVPDKEFSGTDRSGQTVRQGPVQFEKEEDPFGLDQFLSMAKKAPKRKEDSSAGASGSSSNRDKDRKKRRD